Proteins encoded in a region of the Solanum dulcamara chromosome 9, daSolDulc1.2, whole genome shotgun sequence genome:
- the LOC129903353 gene encoding protein BRASSINAZOLE-RESISTANT 1, with protein sequence MMWEGGGSPAAAGGGGGEGGGAMGSGGSSGRRKPSWRERENNRRRERRRRAIAAKIYSGLRAQGNYNLPKHCDNNEVLKALCVEAGWIVEPDGTTYRKGCRPTPMEIGGTSANITPSSSRNPSPPSSYFASPIPSYQPSPTSSSFPSPSRGDANMSSHAFAFLHNSIPLSLPPLRISNSAPVTPPLSSPTRVPKQIFNLETLARESMSALNIPFFAASAPTSPTRGQRFTPATIPECDESDTSTIDSGQWMSFQKYAANGIPTSPTFNLIKPVAQRIPSNDMIIDKGKGIEFDFENVSVKAAWEGEKIHEVGLEDLELTLGSGSARM encoded by the exons ATGATGTGGGAAGGTGGAGGGTCGCCGGCGGCGGCGGGAGGCGGCGGAGGTGAAGGTGGTGGAGCAATGGGGAGTGGTGGTAGTAGTGGGAGGAGGAAGCCATCGTGGAGGGAAAGGGAGAATAATAGGAGGAGAGAAAGGAGGAGAAGGGCAATAGCAGCTAAGATTTATAGTGGATTAAGAGCACAAGGGAATTATAATCTTCCTAAACACTGTGATAATAATGAGGTTCTTAAGGCTCTTTGTGTTGAAGCTGGATGGATTGTTGAACCTGATGGCACTACTTATAGAAAG GGATGCAGGCCAACTCCAATGGAGATTGGAGGCACTTCGGCCAACATTACGCCAAGTTCTTCAAGAAATCCAAGTCCCCCATCTTCATACTTTGCTAGCCCAATTCCATCTTATCAACCCAGTCCAACATCCTCGTCTTTCCCCAGTCCATCACGTGGTGATGCTAACATGTCGTCACATGCATTTGCATTCCTCCATAATTCCATCCCTTTGTCGCTACCACCATTACGAATATCAAACAGTGCCCCTGTAACACCACCTCTTTCATCACCAACTAGAGTTCCTAAGCAGATATTTAATCTTGAAACTTTGGCCAGAGAGTCGATGTCTGCTTTAAATATCCCTTTCTTTGCTGCTTCAGCCCCTACTAGCCCAACTCGAGGTCAGCGATTCACTCCTGCTACAATACCAGAGTGTgatgaatctgatacatccaCCATTGATTCTGGCCAGTGGATGAGCTTTCAAAAGTATGCAGCCAATGGGATCCCTACTTCTCCAACTTTCAATCTTATTAAACCTGTGGCTCAGAGAATTCCTTCTAATGATATGATCATCGACAAGGGTAAGGGCATTGAGTTTGACTTTGAGAATGTATCAGTGAAGGCAGCATGGGAAGGAGAAAAGATTCATGAGGTTGGTTTAGAGGATCTGGAGCTCACACTCGGAAGTGGGAGTGCTCGGATGTGA
- the LOC129903122 gene encoding NEDD8-conjugating enzyme Ubc12 isoform X1 produces MGTMIKLFKVKEKQREQAENANGKPPVKKQSPGELRLHKDISELNLPKTCSISFPNGKDDLMNFEVTIRPDEGYYMGGTFTFSFSISPIYPHEAPKVKCKTKVYHPNIDLEGNVCLNILREDWKPVLNINTIIYGLYHLFTEPNHEDPLNHDAAAVLRDNPKMFESNVRRAMHGGYVGQTFFTRCM; encoded by the exons ATGG GAACCATGATTAAGTTgtttaaagtaaaagaaaagcaGAGAGAACAAGCTGAGAACGCAAATGGAAAGCCACCAGTCAAGAAACAAAGTCCAGGAGAGTTGCGTCTTCATAAAG ATATAAGTGAGCTAAATCTACCCAAAACATGTAGCATATCATTTCCCAATGGAAAAGATGACCTCATGAACTTTGAAGTCACCATTCGGCCTGATGAAGGATATTATAT GGGTGGCACATTTACCTTCTCTTTCAGTATTTCTCCAATATATCCCCATGAGGCACCAAAGGTTAAGTGCAAGACAAAG GTTTACCACCCGAATATTGACTTGGAAGGAAATGTGTGTCTTAACATTCTTCGAGAAGACTGGAAGCCTGTGCTCAACATTAACACCATTATCTATGGCTTATATCATCTGTTCACg GAGCCGAATCATGAGGATCCCCTCAATCACGATGCAGCTGCTGTATTAAGAGACAACCCGAAGATGTTTGAATCCAATGTCCGAAGGGCAATGCATGGGGGCTATGTCGGGCAAACGTTCTTTACCCGTTGCATGTAG
- the LOC129903122 gene encoding NEDD8-conjugating enzyme Ubc12 isoform X2 has translation MIKLFKVKEKQREQAENANGKPPVKKQSPGELRLHKDISELNLPKTCSISFPNGKDDLMNFEVTIRPDEGYYMGGTFTFSFSISPIYPHEAPKVKCKTKVYHPNIDLEGNVCLNILREDWKPVLNINTIIYGLYHLFTEPNHEDPLNHDAAAVLRDNPKMFESNVRRAMHGGYVGQTFFTRCM, from the exons ATGATTAAGTTgtttaaagtaaaagaaaagcaGAGAGAACAAGCTGAGAACGCAAATGGAAAGCCACCAGTCAAGAAACAAAGTCCAGGAGAGTTGCGTCTTCATAAAG ATATAAGTGAGCTAAATCTACCCAAAACATGTAGCATATCATTTCCCAATGGAAAAGATGACCTCATGAACTTTGAAGTCACCATTCGGCCTGATGAAGGATATTATAT GGGTGGCACATTTACCTTCTCTTTCAGTATTTCTCCAATATATCCCCATGAGGCACCAAAGGTTAAGTGCAAGACAAAG GTTTACCACCCGAATATTGACTTGGAAGGAAATGTGTGTCTTAACATTCTTCGAGAAGACTGGAAGCCTGTGCTCAACATTAACACCATTATCTATGGCTTATATCATCTGTTCACg GAGCCGAATCATGAGGATCCCCTCAATCACGATGCAGCTGCTGTATTAAGAGACAACCCGAAGATGTTTGAATCCAATGTCCGAAGGGCAATGCATGGGGGCTATGTCGGGCAAACGTTCTTTACCCGTTGCATGTAG
- the LOC129904248 gene encoding geranylgeranyl pyrophosphate synthase, chloroplastic-like produces MTSMNRVDSWVQACLVFNQTLPYKSFSGFMKIPLKNPRFLKQTLPYRPFSSISVSAIATKEDEKVVKEEEEEEEAQMEQQFNFKVYVAEKAISVNKALDEAIMVKDPPMIHEAMRYSLLAGGKRVRPMLCLAACELVGGNQSNVMAAACSVEMIHTMSLIHDDLPCMDNDDLRRGKPTNHKVYGEDVAVLAGDALLAFAFEYLATATIGVSPSRILVAVGELAKSIGTEGLVAGQVADLACTGNPNVGLETLEFIHIHKTAALLEASVVLGAILGGGSDEEVDKLRRFARCIGLLFQVVDDILDVTKSSSELGKTAGKDLAVDKTTYPKLLGLEKAKDFAAELNREAKQQLAEFDPYKAAPLIALADYIAYREN; encoded by the coding sequence atgacatcTATGAATCGTGTTGATTCATGGGTTCAAGCTTGTTTGGTTTTCAATCAAACTTTACCCTATAAATCCTTCAGTGGATTCATGAAAATCCCTCTGAAAAACCCAAGATTTTTGAAACAAACTTTACCCTATAGACCCTTTTCTTCTATAAGTGTTTCAGCTATTGCTACCAAAGAAGATGAGAAAGTtgttaaggaagaagaagaagaagaagaagcacaAATGGAACAGCAATTCAATTTCAAGGTTTACGTAGCTGAAAAGGCGATTTCTGTTAATAAAGCTTTGGATGAGGCTATTATGGTAAAAGACCCACCTATGATCCATGAAGCAATGCGTTATTCCCTTCTCGCAGGCGGGAAGAGGGTCCGGCCAATGCTCTGCCTCGCCGCCTGTGAGCTTGTTGGGGGAAATCAGTCTAATGTCATGGCGGCTGCTTGCTCCGTTGAGATGATACATACTATGTCTCTCATTCATGACGATTTACCTTGTATGGATAACGACGATCTCCGTCGTGGAAAGCCTACGAACCATAAAGTGTACGGTGAGGATGTGGCGGTCCTCGCCGGAGATGCGCTCCTCGCTTTCGCCTTCGAGTACCTCGCCACGGCTACAATCGGTGTTTCTCCGTCGAGGATCCTCGTCGCCGTCGGCGAATTGGCGAAATCTATCGGAACGGAAGGGTTAGTAGCTGGACAAGTAGCGGATTTAGCTTGTACTGGTAACCCTAATGTGGGATTAGAAACGCTCGAATTCATTCACATACACAAAACGGCGGCGTTGCTGGAAGCATCCGTTGTACTCGGAGCAATCCTCGGCGGCGGATCAGATGAAGAAGTGGACAAGTTGAGGAGATTCGCTAGATGCATCGGATTATTGTTTCAGGTGGTGGATGATATCCTTGACGTGACAAAGTCGTCGTCGGAGCTCGGCAAAACCGCTGGAAAAGATTTGGCGGTCGATAAAACGACATATCCGAAACTGCTGGGATTGGAAAAGGCTAAGGATTTTGCGGCGGAGCTCAACCGGGAAGCTAAACAACAGCTGGCGGAGTTTGATCCATACAAAGCTGCTCCATTGATTGCTTTGGCAGATTACATTGCTTATCGTGAAAATTAG